One window from the genome of Commensalibacter oyaizuii encodes:
- a CDS encoding phage baseplate protein, which translates to MATRIGVGSILSSYAQSAGWKLINQLVNSKSKFGIFDANGNAFYENSLNKQEISVFDKSISFMSGDKTAEAGVTAFNYSKNYNVTTAPIELGKVMAVNLVEQPRQGQVTYVSTGTEKQRKLFEKALEAAEASNQLYVLHTSELTINHIKIIGHSVNRSASQGTQLVQYQVSFQELLIAPKPSTILQASEYSNDSQNQGVLEVKAVTGNQQQAAMKTP; encoded by the coding sequence ATGGCAACAAGAATAGGTGTGGGATCAATTTTATCCTCTTATGCGCAGAGTGCTGGGTGGAAATTGATCAACCAATTGGTTAATTCAAAATCAAAATTTGGGATTTTTGATGCAAATGGTAATGCGTTTTACGAAAATTCTTTGAATAAACAAGAAATTTCTGTTTTCGACAAGTCAATAAGTTTTATGAGCGGTGATAAAACCGCAGAGGCAGGTGTTACCGCCTTTAATTATAGTAAAAATTACAACGTTACGACTGCCCCTATTGAATTAGGCAAAGTTATGGCTGTTAATTTAGTCGAGCAACCCCGTCAGGGACAGGTAACCTATGTTTCTACGGGCACTGAAAAACAAAGAAAGCTTTTCGAAAAAGCATTGGAAGCAGCTGAAGCGTCTAATCAGTTATATGTATTACATACATCTGAATTGACCATCAATCATATAAAAATTATTGGCCATTCTGTTAATCGCAGTGCCAGTCAGGGAACACAGTTAGTCCAGTATCAAGTCAGTTTTCAAGAGTTACTTATTGCGCCCAAACCTAGTACCATACTTCAGGCATCGGAATATAGTAATGACAGTCAAAATCAAGGGGTTTTAGAAGTCAAGGCTGTAACAGGAAATCAACAGCAAGCAGCAATGAAAACCCCATAG
- a CDS encoding phage baseplate plug family protein translates to MQLISINAVEAQQFSLSFREYSYRFRLLDRGKAGVFLDVYQGINPVLTGLLCLDRVRIIRSAYVRFPGDFMFVDQEGFDNPSYTGFNNRFLLYFLEEDADDKIGL, encoded by the coding sequence ATGCAATTGATATCTATTAATGCAGTTGAAGCCCAACAATTTTCTTTGAGTTTTAGAGAGTATTCTTATCGTTTTCGTTTATTGGATCGGGGCAAGGCAGGCGTCTTTTTGGATGTGTATCAGGGAATTAATCCTGTGTTAACTGGGTTGTTATGTCTTGATCGGGTACGCATTATTCGTTCTGCTTATGTTCGATTTCCTGGTGATTTTATGTTTGTCGATCAAGAAGGGTTTGATAACCCTTCATATACAGGATTTAACAATCGTTTTTTGCTATATTTTTTAGAAGAAGATGCCGACGATAAGATAGGATTATAA